Proteins co-encoded in one Dreissena polymorpha isolate Duluth1 chromosome 12, UMN_Dpol_1.0, whole genome shotgun sequence genomic window:
- the LOC127852584 gene encoding uncharacterized protein LOC127852584 encodes MNVNAAHVIERDLYVNNVISGLKCEKDLLEYFTEARQLMSTAGMNLRSWISKSACLRTAAEEKNVPNTCDVTKVLGLSWDPKLDTINFAEKQIPILEKVTKRTVLKFSSKIYGPLKLLSPVTVRTTILLQEMWKLKYDWDTTLPSSIHATWSEFPTDLNTVVRETSLSRQLIQSVKGTGSDVKPEMHVFLDAINKLYGAAVYICNRNESRLVIAKSKITPVKTLSLPQLESMAALIGTRLATNIQSSLHMTHITFRSDSQIVLYWLSTTNTLTRFVANRVSEINTLTNTNTWKYFPTHDNPADLLTRGVSASIFMKSSILQTGTAWFTDTRRWPIWETEPLLVNTSLDEHAGTEKVPSHVLQTDIPTGSLLNLQSVINISDYSSYRRLLRVTALVQRFV; translated from the coding sequence ATGAATGTGAACGCTGCACACGTCATTGAACGAGACTTGTACGTAAACAACGTAATTTCCGGCTTAAAGTGCGAAAAGGATTTGCTTGAATACTTCACAGAGGCAAGACAATTGATGTCCACAGCTGGGATGAATTTAAGGTCATGGATATCAAAAAGCGCATGTCTGAGAACAGCCGCGGAAGAAAAAAACGTTCCGAATACTTGTGACGTCACCAAGGTGCTCGGGCTGAGTTGGGATCCCAAGTTAGACACAATAAACTTCGCAGAAAAACAGATACCAATTTTAGAAAAAGTTACGAAGAGAACGGTTTTAAAGTTTTCGTCAAAGATATATGGCCCGCTTAAACTGCTGAGTCCAGTTACAGTCCGAACGACAATTCTCTTACAAGAGATGTGGAAACTGAAATATGACTGGGACACGACTCTTCCGTCCAGTATACATGCAACATGGTCAGAATTCCCCACAGATCTCAACACTGTTGTTCGAGAGACGTCACTGAGCCGCCAACTCATACAATCTGTTAAAGGAACTGGAAGTGATGTGAAACCGGAAATGCACGTTTTCTTAGATGCAATTAACAAGTTGTATGGCGCAGCGGTATATATCTGCAACAGAAACGAGTCAAGATTGGTGATAGCGAAAAGCAAAATTACTCCTGTTAAAACTCTATCGCTTCCACAGTTAGAATCGATGGCTGCTTTGATCGGAACGAGACTAGCTACCAACATTCAATCTTCCCTGCACATGACGCATATCACGTTTCGGTCTGACAGCCAGATAGTCCTTTATTGGCTCTCCACGACGAATACATTGACAAGATTTGTAGCCAACAGAGTGTCCGAAATAAACACGTTGACCAATACAAACACATGGAAATACTTTCCGACACACGACAACCCCGCAGACCTGCTTACACGTGGGGTATCAGCAAGCATTTTCATGAAGAGCAGCATTTTGCAAACGGGGACCGCGTGGTTCACAGACACGAGGAGGTGGCCTATATGGGAGACGGAACCGCTACTTGTCAACACTAGTTTAGATGAACACGCCGGAACAGAGAAGGTGCCGAGTCACGTGCTACAGACAGATATACCTACCGGGTCTCTACTTAACCTTCAGAGCGTTATCAACATATCTGACTACAGTTCCTACCGAAGACTCCTGCGCGTGACAGCTCTTGTACAAAGATTTGTCTAA